A region from the Salidesulfovibrio onnuriiensis genome encodes:
- a CDS encoding ABC transporter permease: MRSRWQRFKESYFLFSFLRDPVAYISFAVLLVLVLSAFGAPLFAPHNPYDMSTIDVMDSELPPVWSSGGTAKFLLGTDAQGRDMFSTILYGMRVSIIIGIGAVCLQAFIGIVVGLLSGYIRKLDTILMRIADVQLSFSTYMVAIFIGAIFQTMFGVGSYDKIAIPLLILIIGLAEWPQYARTVRASVLAERKKEYVEAARVIGLSKARIMWRHILPNSLSPVLVISTVQVANAIMSEAALSFLGLGMPITKPSLGSLITAGFEYIFSGSWWITIFPGVVLVTLIFVINLLGDWVRDFLNPKLYKG, translated from the coding sequence ATGAGATCCAGATGGCAACGATTCAAGGAATCCTACTTCCTTTTCAGCTTCCTGCGCGACCCGGTGGCCTACATCAGCTTTGCCGTGCTCCTGGTGCTGGTGCTCAGCGCCTTCGGTGCCCCGCTCTTTGCGCCGCACAACCCTTATGACATGTCCACCATCGACGTCATGGATTCGGAGCTTCCCCCGGTATGGAGCTCCGGAGGCACCGCCAAGTTCCTGCTCGGCACCGACGCCCAGGGCCGCGACATGTTCTCCACCATCCTGTACGGCATGCGCGTATCCATCATCATCGGCATCGGCGCTGTCTGCCTGCAGGCCTTCATCGGTATCGTGGTGGGACTGCTCTCCGGCTACATACGCAAGCTGGACACCATCCTCATGCGTATCGCGGACGTGCAGCTCTCCTTCTCAACCTATATGGTGGCCATCTTCATCGGGGCCATCTTCCAGACCATGTTCGGGGTGGGCAGCTACGACAAGATCGCAATTCCCCTGCTGATCCTGATCATCGGCCTGGCCGAATGGCCGCAGTACGCCCGTACCGTGCGTGCATCCGTGCTGGCCGAACGCAAGAAGGAATATGTGGAGGCGGCGCGGGTCATAGGCCTATCCAAGGCACGCATCATGTGGCGGCACATCCTGCCCAACTCCCTGTCGCCCGTGCTGGTCATCTCCACGGTGCAGGTGGCCAACGCCATCATGTCCGAAGCGGCCCTGTCCTTCCTGGGCCTGGGCATGCCCATCACTAAGCCCTCCCTGGGATCGCTGATCACCGCCGGTTTCGAATACATCTTCTCCGGCTCATGGTGGATCACCATCTTCCCTGGCGTCGTGCTGGTAACGCTTATCTTCGTCATCAACCTGCTTGGTGACTGGGTCAGGGACTTCCTGAACCCA
- a CDS encoding ABC transporter permease: MFAFTVKRIAQAMMVMLIIGFIGFAIKHNFGDPVRDLAGERVTPAQRAEIREKLGLNDPFMVQYVRFIKNAVQGDLGQSFFFKRPALDVIVSKAPATIELVLCSSLIIILLSVPLGIYAAIKPKHLLSRFVMGASIIGVSIPVFLTAILLIYVFSVELGWLPSFGRGETVDLWGWQSGLFTADGLRHLIMPSIALSSIMLPLFIRLIRSEMMEVLETEYVKFAWAKGIKPRRVWVVHAFKNTLLPVITVGGVQLGIMVAFTILTETVFQWQGMGSMFIESVERADTSLMVAYLVMVGFIFVIVNTVVDLVYGLVNPMVRIQGRK, translated from the coding sequence ATGTTTGCATTCACAGTCAAAAGAATCGCCCAGGCCATGATGGTCATGCTCATCATCGGGTTCATCGGGTTCGCCATCAAGCACAACTTCGGCGACCCGGTGCGAGATCTGGCGGGCGAACGCGTCACCCCGGCCCAGCGCGCCGAAATCCGGGAAAAACTCGGGCTCAACGACCCGTTTATGGTTCAATACGTGCGCTTCATCAAAAACGCCGTACAGGGAGACCTCGGACAATCCTTCTTTTTCAAGCGTCCCGCCCTGGACGTAATCGTCAGCAAGGCTCCGGCCACCATTGAGCTGGTCCTGTGCAGCTCCCTGATCATCATTCTCCTGTCCGTGCCTCTGGGCATCTACGCCGCCATCAAGCCCAAACATCTTTTATCACGGTTTGTCATGGGGGCCTCCATCATCGGGGTGTCCATACCGGTATTTCTCACGGCCATCCTGCTCATCTACGTCTTTTCGGTCGAGCTGGGATGGCTGCCGTCCTTCGGACGCGGGGAAACGGTTGACCTCTGGGGCTGGCAAAGCGGCCTGTTCACCGCGGACGGTCTCAGGCACCTGATCATGCCCTCCATCGCGCTTTCCTCCATCATGCTGCCGCTGTTCATCCGCCTGATCCGCTCCGAAATGATGGAAGTGCTGGAAACCGAATACGTGAAGTTCGCCTGGGCCAAGGGCATCAAGCCCCGCCGGGTATGGGTGGTGCATGCCTTCAAGAACACCCTGCTGCCGGTCATCACCGTGGGCGGCGTGCAACTCGGCATCATGGTCGCCTTCACCATCCTCACGGAAACTGTATTCCAGTGGCAGGGCATGGGCTCCATGTTCATCGAATCCGTGGAACGGGCCGACACCTCGCTGATGGTCGCCTATCTGGTCATGGTGGGATTCATATTCGTCATCGTCAACACTGTGGTGGACCTGGTCTACGGTCTGGTGAACCCCATGGTTCGAATTCAGGGGAGGAAGTAG
- a CDS encoding ABC transporter substrate-binding protein, which produces MKRFGFGIKPLILVTMLLSALVLSGCGEAEKKEAKQAEAGKVTLKLAMDADPVSLDPHVQLSGGMLQYSHLVFDPLVRWTQDMKFEPRLAEKWEQIDDVTMRFHLRKDVKFHSGNPFTAEDVVYTLERLKKSVDYKGLFEPFEGAKVVDEHTVDLITKKPYGLVMPMATYIFPLDKKFYEGKDEIVKSGPSFANEHESGTGKYQVSHREQGVKMVFTQFADYWDKNTGNVEEIILTPIKNDASRVAALLSGDVDFIMPVPPTDLERIGDTKGLKLTTLPGARIITFQMNQNRREEFKNAKVRQAMVYAVDNPGIVKKIMKGFATAAGQQGPKGYAGYVEELTPRYDLEKAKQLMKEAGYENGFECTMIAPNNRYVNDEKISEAVVGMLSKINIKVNLKTMPKAQYWDQFDAQVADIQMIGWHSDTEDSANFSEFLTMCPNKETGYGQYNSGNYCNAKVDELIVASQSETDPAKRSAELQEVERILYNDAAFIPLHWQNLAWASKDNMNTEAIVNTMNFPYFGDLVIK; this is translated from the coding sequence TTGGGATCAAACCGCTGATCCTCGTAACCATGCTCCTCTCCGCACTGGTTTTGAGCGGTTGCGGCGAAGCAGAAAAGAAAGAGGCAAAGCAGGCAGAAGCCGGCAAGGTGACCCTGAAGCTGGCAATGGACGCAGACCCGGTGTCCCTGGACCCCCATGTCCAGCTTTCCGGCGGCATGCTCCAGTACTCCCACCTGGTCTTCGATCCGCTTGTTCGCTGGACCCAGGACATGAAATTCGAACCTCGCCTGGCTGAAAAGTGGGAACAGATCGACGACGTGACCATGCGCTTCCACCTGCGCAAGGACGTCAAGTTCCACAGCGGCAATCCGTTTACCGCCGAAGACGTGGTCTACACCCTGGAACGACTGAAGAAGAGCGTCGACTACAAGGGCCTGTTCGAGCCGTTCGAAGGCGCCAAGGTCGTGGACGAGCACACCGTGGACCTGATCACCAAGAAGCCCTACGGCTTGGTCATGCCCATGGCCACCTACATTTTCCCCCTGGACAAGAAGTTCTATGAAGGCAAGGACGAGATCGTCAAATCCGGTCCCTCCTTTGCCAACGAACACGAGTCCGGCACCGGTAAATACCAGGTTTCCCATCGCGAACAGGGCGTGAAGATGGTCTTCACCCAGTTTGCGGACTACTGGGACAAGAACACCGGTAACGTGGAAGAAATCATCCTGACTCCCATCAAGAACGACGCCTCCCGCGTGGCCGCGCTGCTCTCCGGCGACGTCGACTTCATCATGCCGGTTCCGCCCACCGACCTGGAACGCATCGGCGACACCAAGGGCCTGAAGCTGACCACCCTGCCCGGCGCACGCATCATCACCTTCCAGATGAACCAGAACCGCCGCGAGGAATTCAAGAACGCCAAGGTTCGCCAGGCAATGGTCTACGCCGTCGACAACCCGGGCATCGTCAAGAAGATCATGAAGGGCTTTGCCACCGCGGCCGGCCAGCAGGGTCCCAAGGGCTATGCCGGTTATGTTGAGGAACTGACCCCGCGCTATGACCTGGAAAAGGCCAAGCAGCTCATGAAGGAAGCCGGCTATGAAAACGGCTTCGAATGCACCATGATCGCACCCAACAACCGCTACGTGAACGACGAAAAGATCTCCGAAGCCGTTGTGGGCATGCTTTCCAAGATCAACATCAAGGTCAACCTGAAGACCATGCCCAAGGCCCAGTACTGGGATCAGTTCGACGCACAGGTCGCAGACATTCAGATGATCGGTTGGCACTCCGACACCGAGGACTCCGCCAACTTCTCCGAATTCCTGACCATGTGCCCGAACAAGGAAACCGGCTACGGCCAGTACAACTCGGGCAACTACTGCAACGCCAAGGTTGACGAACTCATCGTCGCCTCCCAGTCCGAAACCGACCCGGCCAAACGTTCCGCAGAGCTCCAGGAAGTCGAACGCATCCTCTACAACGATGCCGCCTTCATCCCGCTGCACTGGCAGAACCTGGCATGGGCCTCCAAGGACAACATGAACACCGAGGCCATCGTCAACACCATGAACTTCCCCTACTTCGGCGACCTGGTCATCAAGTAG